The proteins below come from a single Papaver somniferum cultivar HN1 chromosome 11, ASM357369v1, whole genome shotgun sequence genomic window:
- the LOC113322385 gene encoding uncharacterized protein LOC113322385 isoform X2, whose product MSTNLIPSENLETVENEVVSTDSSVRVSVCLVETQSEQVQDSVGELDNTVERSTSDLVVGENFNEEVVQCKDKGRRIGIEVRKTELSSMIKEILVEQAVVMEKLEQEGVEQVVGGNSGAVLDGGNGNKESGGLVEGEEMVSSSIQENQNDGASVALEVEPDSIGVTESMGKPEVQVTGVNSVEDEEQKGVQVNGNVNHPNLEADMPENIIAQVSETERIDSHTIIENLDEGVRVTIDSSSVTITETVVEQVQVVEGGEVAMMDCEELLEKREVVPATNTFAGSPSSLENYQSVEAQAVGGIESQSDVALADEDLASDAFKTEENGSVEGQNTGIEIVEGGVSTVQTERQIPENQVVAGDKDVALHSTANTNRCHEDETSTQDGKQDTVALVDEPVSHQVDGVANMDSCPVDDGVHATEDPSSLPDESKHTDSGRVIETHVLRDEMLPDESQENGAEINEMHDDMDFSVLVLDEEITNDNMDVDNFEGNNNEIGDNFAGLEQRKSMRQQLVKPEALKPEPTARYKLIPAEKEGEFSISDLVWGKVRSHPWWPGQIFDPSDASEQAMKYHKKDSFLVAYFGDQSFAWNEASAMKSFCTHFSQMERQNSTEAFRIAVDSALDEIHRRVEFGMACSSTPEDICSEVKYQNIKNPGIREEARTRDGLDKNLSGISFQPVHLVRYIKELALNPCGGGDRLELVIARAQLLAFYRTKGICRLPEFHVFEDGLLECDDFDVISREKERAEKLVKVEQRIRQSQSRKRKHNPENGAHPNNRKEKSLSDLMTTKKPDTDDRNHADVDSAAPQSFKVGECIRRISSQLTGGPPILKGGSENLQDKGVAFLKEYSCPDMLSKLRLAARDHKKGHIVLTVIGGFFSEFRNFIILNSAGSVKQRKKSEQMVGSAETFDFEDTNDSYWTDRIVRNTSDEQAAGKNAEGKEETDLEANPTQKDNVSQAPGNSCQLAVPKELHAAGKKEPTPSIRKNRKRKGNNDQENPIGSSESGPSTKKPSSRGSRKKKEPPLALTDNNVNQLSDVQEKKGPTALLLKFTEPYSVPSVTNLNKTFRRFGPLKESETQVVKDSNSAVVVFKVYNDAEVAISSAGKFSIFGPAVVSYELSCFPLPPPKVPVCDSTKEASLCDTTPGSENVKVLEAAPFCDTTQSSHGVLEEAPFFDAMQSSHDVLEEAPLYDTMQGSNDVELLEGNTT is encoded by the exons ATGTCTACAAATCTTATCCCATCTGAAAACCTAGAAactgtagaaaatgaggttgtttCTACTGATTCTTCAGTTAGGGTTAGTGTTTGTTTAGTTGAAACCCAATCTGAACAAGTTCAGGATTCTGTAGGGGAATTAGATAATACTGTTGAGAGAAGTACTTCTGATCTTGTTGTGGGAGAGAATTTTAATGAAGAAGTAGTTCAGTGTAAAGATAAAGGAAGGAGAATTGGAATTGAAGTAAGGAAGACGGAGTTGTCGTCGATGATTAAGGAAATATTGGTTGAGCAAGCTGTGGTTATGGAGAAATTGGAGCAGGAGGGGGTTGAGCAAGTAGTGGGTGGAAACTCTGGAGCTGTTTTAGATGGGGGAAATGGTAACAAGGAAAGTGGTGGTTTGGTAGAAGGCGAAGAAATGGTATCTAGTTCTATCCAAGAGAATCAAAATGATGGGGCTAGTGTTGCGCTGGAGGTTGAGCCAGATTCTATTGGAGTAACTGAGTCCATGGGTAAACCGGAGGTTCAGGTAACAGGGGTTAATTCTGTAGAAGATGAAGAGCAGAAAGGTGTGCAGGTAAATGGGAATGTCAATCACCCAAACTTGGAAGCTGATATGCCAGAGAATATTATCGCCCAGGTAAGTGAAACTGAGAGAATTGATTCACACACTATAATAGAGAATCTTGATGAGGGGGTTCGTGTTACAATAGATTCGAGTTCGGTAACAATCACTGAAACAGTGGTTGAGCAAGTTCAAGTTGTTGAGGGAGGTGAAGTTGCGATGATGGACTGTGAGGAGCTTTTGGAAAAAAGAGAGGTAGTTCCTGCAACCAATACTTTTGCTGGAAGTCCATCTTCATTGGAAAATTATCAAAGTGTTGAAGCTCAGGCAGTTGGTGGCATAGAATCTCAGAGTGATGTGGCACTGGCAGATGAGGATCTGGCTTCAGATGCTTTCAAGACTGAAGAAAATGGTTCTGTTGAGGGGCAGAATACTGGAATTGAGATTGTGGAAGGAGGGGTTTCGACGGTGCAAACTGAACGTCAAATTCCGGAGAATCAAGTTGTTGCTGGGGATAAAGATGTCGCACTTCACAGTACTGCAAATACAAATCGTTGTCATGAGGATGAAACTTCCACGCAGGATGGGAAACAAGATACTGTTGCCCTAGTAGACGAGCCGGTTTCTCATCAGGTAGATGGGGTGGCAAATATGGACTCATGTCCTGTCGATGATGGGGTTCATGCTACCGAAGATCCAAGCTCACTTCCTGACGAGTCTAAACACACAG ATTCGGGGCGCGTTATTGAAACCCATGTTTTGAGAGATGAAATGCTGCCAGATGAGTCTCAAGAAAATGGAGCTGAAATCAATGAGATGCATGATGATATGGATTTTTCTGTGTTGGTTTTAGATGAAGAAATAACTAATGATAACATGGATGTTGACAACTTTGAAGGCAACAATAATGAGATTGGAGATAATTTTGCAGGTCTTGAACAGAGAAAGAGCATGAGGCAACAACTTGTAAAACCAGAGGCCTTAAAGCCTGAACCTACAGCGAGGTACAAACTGATACCAGCAGAGAAAGAAGGAGAATTCTCTATTTCTGACTTAGTATGGGGTAAAGTGAGGAGTCATCCTTGGTGGCCTGGGCAAATATTTGATCCTTCTGATGCCTCGGAACAGGCTATGAAGTATCATAAAAAAGACAGCTTTTTGGTAGCATATTTCGGGGATCAATCATTTGCTTGGAATGAGGCATCAGCAATGAAGTCCTTCTGTACACACTTCTCGCAGATGGAGAGACAGAACAGTACTGAAGCATTTCGTATTGCAGTTGATAGTGCCTTGGATGAGATTCATAGAAGGGTAGAATTTGGAATGGCATGCTCCTCCACGCCAGAAGATATCTGTAGCGAGGTAAAATATCAGAATATAAAAAATCCTGGAATACGGGAAGAAGCTAGGACAAGAGATGGGTTGGACAAAAATCTGAGTGGGATCTCTTTTCAACCGGTTCACCTTGTCCGTTATATTAAAGAATTAGCACTGAACCCATGTGGTGGCGGTGATAGACTTGAGCTTGTAATTGCTCGGGCTCAGTTACTGGCTTTCTATCGCACTAAGGGAATCTGTCGACTGCCTGAATTTCATGTGTTTGAAGATGGTTTATTAGAATGTGATGATTTTGACGTAATCTCAAGGGAGAAAGAGAGAGCTGAAAAATTGGTCAAGGTTGAGCAGAGGATAAGGCAATCACAATCTCGTAAACGCAAACACAACCCAGAAAATGGTGCACATCCTAATAACAGAAAAGAGAAAAGCTTGTCAGATTTGATGACCACGAAGAAGCCTGATACTGACGACCGTAATCATGCTGATGTTGATTCGGCTGCTCCACAATCTTTTAAGGTTGGAGAATGCATACGTAGAATCTCGAGCCAGCTTACCGGTGGCCCTCCAATCCTCAAAGGTGGTAGTGAAAATCTCCAAGATAAAGGAGTTGCGTTTTTGAAGGAATACTCTTGCCCAGATATGTTATCAAAACTCCGTTTGGCTGCAAGAGATCACAAGAAGGGTCACATTGTTTTGACTGTTATCGGTGGTTTCTTTTCTGAGTTCCGGAATTTTATTATCTTGAATTCTGCTGGTTCAGTGAAACAACGCAAGAAATCTGAACAAATGGTTGGTTCCGCTGAGACATTCGACTTTGAAGATACAAATGATTCTTATTGGACTGACAGGATAGTCCGAAATACCTCAGATGAACAAGCAGCAGGGAAGAATGCTGAAGGGAAAGAAGAAACTGATCTTGAAGCTAACCCAACACAGAAGGATAATGTTTCTCAGGCACCCGGAAATTCCTGTCAGCTGGCCGTACCTAAAGAGCTACATGCTGCTGGAAAAAAAGAACCGACTCCATCAATACGCAAGAATAGGAAGAGGAAAGGAAATAATGATCAGGAAAACCCTATTGGTAGTAGTGAGTCTGGTCCATCGACCAAGAAACCGTCGTCACGCGGGTCTCGGAAGAAAAAGGAACCGCCTTTGGCTCTAACGGACAACAATGTCAATCAGCTGAGTGATGTCCAGGAAAAGAAAGGACCAACCGCATTGCTTCTGAAATTTACTGAACCATATTCTGTCCCTTCAGTGACAAATCTGAATAAGACATTTCGTCGTTTTGGGCCTCTGAAGGAATCGGAAACACAAGTAGTGAAGGACTCCAACAGTGCCGTAGTGGTTTTCAAGGTGTACAATGATGCGGAAGTAGCTATCAGTAGTGCTGGGAAATTCAGCATTTTTGGACCAGCAGTTGTCAGCTACGAGCTAAGTTGCTTTCCACTGCCCCCACCTAAAGTACCTGTTTGTGACTCAACAAAAG AAGCATCTCTCTGCGACACAACACCAGGTAGTGAAAACGTTAAAGTGTTGGAAGCAGCACCTTTCTGTGACACAACGCAAAGTAGTCATGGCGTATTGGAAGAAGCACCTTTCTTTGATGCAATGCAAAGTAGTCATGACGTATTGGAAGAAGCACCTCTGTATGACACGATGCAGGGCAGTAATGATGTAGAGTTGTTGGAAGGGAACACGACTTGA
- the LOC113324661 gene encoding uncharacterized protein LOC113324661: protein MDMDVYMILISKESDEKHISTSIDPLDTQHDITFRSNLEDFEDLYNRVVVHESARQVLRNSGLARFFEIRIKRDDQQLAYAIIERWWYRTNSFHFPNFEIGFTPLDFVHLTGIPIGNGCRRLEHAATSKWKSIENQKLEDTYFRPMDGYAHYNKHSPEFPIICLANYIKDNPINDENWEIVTRYFLLWVISKVLMARTTTRASKGWIASLRDLNAIGNYDWGSACFSHLYSSMSAVARGGKNMCGMAMVLEH, encoded by the coding sequence ATGGATATGGATGTGTATATGATCTTGATTTCTAAAGAATCGGATGAGAAACATATTTCTACAAGTATAGACCCACTTGATACACAACATGATATCACGTTTAGAAGTAATCTAGAAGACTTTGAGGATTTATATAATCGTGTGGTGGTTCATGAAAGTGCTAGGCAAGTTCTTCGAAATTCCGGCCTTGCTAGATTTTTTGAaattagaattaagagagatgATCAACAACTAGCTTATGCAATCATAGAGAGGTGGTGGTATAGAACCAATTCGTTTCATTTCCCAAACTTTGAAATTGGTTTCAcccctttagattttgttcactTAACCGGAATTCCTATTGGAAATGGTTGTAGAAGATTGGAACACGCCGCTACAAGTAAATGGAAAAGtatagaaaatcaaaaactagagGATACCTACTTTAGACCTATGGATGGGTATGCACACTACAACAAGCACTCACCTGAATTTCCTATTATTTGTCTCGCAAACTATATCAAGGACAATCCaattaatgatgaaaattgggaGATTGTGACTCGATACTTCttattatgggtgatttcaaaagTTTTAATGGCACGTACCACTACAAGAGCAAGCAAAGGTTGGatcgcttccttgcgtgatttgaaTGCGATTGGtaattatgattggggttcggcTTGTTTTAGTCACTTGTATAGTAGCATGAGTGCGGTTGCTAGAGGTGGGAAAAACATGTGTGGAATGGCGATGGTTTTAGAACATTAG
- the LOC113322386 gene encoding arogenate dehydratase/prephenate dehydratase 2, chloroplastic-like, with translation MATTTTTTVYRPSLSEKPISKISCFNQITRRTRNLFMNPSSLKKSNLGSVKASIQDDSDKKSSSNNLGGEAKKKAQALELQRIFEDSQSLPKPLSINDLSPSANGARLRVAYQGVPGAYSELAAGKAYPNCEAVPCEQFDVAFNAVERWIVDRAVLPIENSLGGSIHRNYDLLLRHNLHIVGEVRLSIRHCLLANYGVEIGNLSRVLSHPQALAQCENTLTKLGVAREAVDDTAGAAQLVAANKFRDVGAVASEGAAKIYGLNILRENIQDDTDNITRFLMLAREPIIPGTDRPFKTSIVFSLEEGPGMLFKALAVFAMRQINLTKIESRPQRKRPMRTSDDNSNGSQKYFDYLFYVDFEASMADPNSQNALGHLKEFATFLRVLGSYPTDNGTL, from the exons ATGGCGACGACAACAACGACGACAGTGTATAGACCTTCACTTTCTGAAAAACCCATTTCTAAAATCTCATGTTTCAATCAAATAACTAGAAGAACAAGAAACTTATTCATGAATCCTTCTTCATTGAAGAAATCTAATCTGGGTTCTGTTAAAGCTTCAATTCAAGATGATAGTGATAAGAAGAGTAGTAGTAATAACTTAGGTGGCGAGGCTAAGAAAAAGGCTCAAGCTTTAGAGTTACAGAGGATTTTTGAAGATTCTCAATCTCTCCCAA AGCCTTTATCTATTAACGATTTGAGTCCATCTGCTAATGGGGCTCGTTTAAGGGTTGCTTATCAG GGAGTTCCTGGGGCATATAGTGAATTGGCTGCAGGAAAGGCGTATCCAAATTGCGAAGCGGTTCCTTGTGAACAATTTGATGTTGCTTTCAAT GCTGTCGAGAGATGGATTGTTGATAGGGCGGTTTTGCCAATAGAGAATTCTCTAGGGGGAAGTATCCATCGGAATTATGATCTCTTACTTCGACACAACTTGCACATTGTTGGGGAAGTTAGACTTTCAATAAGGCATTGTTTACTGGCTAATTATGGCGTTGAAATAGGAAATCTGAGCAGAGTTCTTAGCCATCCACAA GCTCTTGCtcaatgtgagaacacactaacAAAGTTGGGAGTGGCCAGGGAAGCTGTGGATGATACCGCTGGTGCTGCACAA cttgttgctgctaataAATTTCGGGATGTGGGGGCAGTTGCTAGTGAAGGCGCTGCAAAAATATACGGTCTAAATATCCTTAGGGAGAATATTCag GATGATACCGATAATATTACTAGGTTTCTGATGCTGGCGAGAGAACCCATTATACCTGGTACTGATAGACCTTTCAAG aCTAGTATCGTTTTCTCTCTAGAGGAAGGTCCTGGCATGCTTTTCAAAGCACTTGCTGTTTTCGCAATGCGTCAAATCAACCTTACAAAG ATTGAAAGCCGTCCGCAACGTAAACGGCCCATGCGCACTTCTGATGACAACAGCAACGGATCCCAAAA GTACTTTGACTATCTTTTCTACGTGGATTTTGAAGCATCAATGGCTGATCCCAACTCTCAAAATGCCCTTGGGCATCTAAAG GAGTTTGCAACATTTCTGAGAGTGCTAGGAAGCTACCCGACAGACAATGGTACACTCTGA
- the LOC113322385 gene encoding uncharacterized protein LOC113322385 isoform X1 has product MSTNLIPSENLETVENEVVSTDSSVRVSVCLVETQSEQVQDSVGELDNTVERSTSDLVVGENFNEEVVQCKDKGRRIGIEVRKTELSSMIKEILVEQAVVMEKLEQEGVEQVVGGNSGAVLDGGNGNKESGGLVEGEEMVSSSIQENQNDGASVALEVEPDSIGVTESMGKPEVQVTGVNSVEDEEQKGVQVNGNVNHPNLEADMPENIIAQVSETERIDSHTIIENLDEGVRVTIDSSSVTITETVVEQVQVVEGGEVAMMDCEELLEKREVVPATNTFAGSPSSLENYQSVEAQAVGGIESQSDVALADEDLASDAFKTEENGSVEGQNTGIEIVEGGVSTVQTERQIPENQVVAGDKDVALHSTANTNRCHEDETSTQDGKQDTVALVDEPVSHQVDGVANMDSCPVDDGVHATEDPSSLPDESKHTDSGRVIETHVLRDEMLPDESQENGAEINEMHDDMDFSVLVLDEEITNDNMDVDNFEGNNNEIGDNFAGLEQRKSMRQQLVKPEALKPEPTARYKLIPAEKEGEFSISDLVWGKVRSHPWWPGQIFDPSDASEQAMKYHKKDSFLVAYFGDQSFAWNEASAMKSFCTHFSQMERQNSTEAFRIAVDSALDEIHRRVEFGMACSSTPEDICSEVKYQNIKNPGIREEARTRDGLDKNLSGISFQPVHLVRYIKELALNPCGGGDRLELVIARAQLLAFYRTKGICRLPEFHVFEDGLLECDDFDVISREKERAEKLVKVEQRIRQSQSRKRKHNPENGAHPNNRKEKSLSDLMTTKKPDTDDRNHADVDSAAPQSFKVGECIRRISSQLTGGPPILKGGSENLQDKGVAFLKEYSCPDMLSKLRLAARDHKKGHIVLTVIGGFFSEFRNFIILNSAGSVKQRKKSEQMVGSAETFDFEDTNDSYWTDRIVRNTSDEQAAGKNAEGKEETDLEANPTQKDNVSQAPGNSCQLAVPKELHAAGKKEPTPSIRKNRKRKGNNDQENPIGSSESGPSTKKPSSRGSRKKKEPPLALTDNNVNQLSDVQEKKGPTALLLKFTEPYSVPSVTNLNKTFRRFGPLKESETQVVKDSNSAVVVFKVYNDAEVAISSAGKFSIFGPAVVSYELSCFPLPPPKVPVCDSTKGSDFLTLLEEASLCDTTQGGDNIKLFAEASLCDTTPGSENVKVLEAAPFCDTTQSSHGVLEEAPFFDAMQSSHDVLEEAPLYDTMQGSNDVELLEGNTT; this is encoded by the exons ATGTCTACAAATCTTATCCCATCTGAAAACCTAGAAactgtagaaaatgaggttgtttCTACTGATTCTTCAGTTAGGGTTAGTGTTTGTTTAGTTGAAACCCAATCTGAACAAGTTCAGGATTCTGTAGGGGAATTAGATAATACTGTTGAGAGAAGTACTTCTGATCTTGTTGTGGGAGAGAATTTTAATGAAGAAGTAGTTCAGTGTAAAGATAAAGGAAGGAGAATTGGAATTGAAGTAAGGAAGACGGAGTTGTCGTCGATGATTAAGGAAATATTGGTTGAGCAAGCTGTGGTTATGGAGAAATTGGAGCAGGAGGGGGTTGAGCAAGTAGTGGGTGGAAACTCTGGAGCTGTTTTAGATGGGGGAAATGGTAACAAGGAAAGTGGTGGTTTGGTAGAAGGCGAAGAAATGGTATCTAGTTCTATCCAAGAGAATCAAAATGATGGGGCTAGTGTTGCGCTGGAGGTTGAGCCAGATTCTATTGGAGTAACTGAGTCCATGGGTAAACCGGAGGTTCAGGTAACAGGGGTTAATTCTGTAGAAGATGAAGAGCAGAAAGGTGTGCAGGTAAATGGGAATGTCAATCACCCAAACTTGGAAGCTGATATGCCAGAGAATATTATCGCCCAGGTAAGTGAAACTGAGAGAATTGATTCACACACTATAATAGAGAATCTTGATGAGGGGGTTCGTGTTACAATAGATTCGAGTTCGGTAACAATCACTGAAACAGTGGTTGAGCAAGTTCAAGTTGTTGAGGGAGGTGAAGTTGCGATGATGGACTGTGAGGAGCTTTTGGAAAAAAGAGAGGTAGTTCCTGCAACCAATACTTTTGCTGGAAGTCCATCTTCATTGGAAAATTATCAAAGTGTTGAAGCTCAGGCAGTTGGTGGCATAGAATCTCAGAGTGATGTGGCACTGGCAGATGAGGATCTGGCTTCAGATGCTTTCAAGACTGAAGAAAATGGTTCTGTTGAGGGGCAGAATACTGGAATTGAGATTGTGGAAGGAGGGGTTTCGACGGTGCAAACTGAACGTCAAATTCCGGAGAATCAAGTTGTTGCTGGGGATAAAGATGTCGCACTTCACAGTACTGCAAATACAAATCGTTGTCATGAGGATGAAACTTCCACGCAGGATGGGAAACAAGATACTGTTGCCCTAGTAGACGAGCCGGTTTCTCATCAGGTAGATGGGGTGGCAAATATGGACTCATGTCCTGTCGATGATGGGGTTCATGCTACCGAAGATCCAAGCTCACTTCCTGACGAGTCTAAACACACAG ATTCGGGGCGCGTTATTGAAACCCATGTTTTGAGAGATGAAATGCTGCCAGATGAGTCTCAAGAAAATGGAGCTGAAATCAATGAGATGCATGATGATATGGATTTTTCTGTGTTGGTTTTAGATGAAGAAATAACTAATGATAACATGGATGTTGACAACTTTGAAGGCAACAATAATGAGATTGGAGATAATTTTGCAGGTCTTGAACAGAGAAAGAGCATGAGGCAACAACTTGTAAAACCAGAGGCCTTAAAGCCTGAACCTACAGCGAGGTACAAACTGATACCAGCAGAGAAAGAAGGAGAATTCTCTATTTCTGACTTAGTATGGGGTAAAGTGAGGAGTCATCCTTGGTGGCCTGGGCAAATATTTGATCCTTCTGATGCCTCGGAACAGGCTATGAAGTATCATAAAAAAGACAGCTTTTTGGTAGCATATTTCGGGGATCAATCATTTGCTTGGAATGAGGCATCAGCAATGAAGTCCTTCTGTACACACTTCTCGCAGATGGAGAGACAGAACAGTACTGAAGCATTTCGTATTGCAGTTGATAGTGCCTTGGATGAGATTCATAGAAGGGTAGAATTTGGAATGGCATGCTCCTCCACGCCAGAAGATATCTGTAGCGAGGTAAAATATCAGAATATAAAAAATCCTGGAATACGGGAAGAAGCTAGGACAAGAGATGGGTTGGACAAAAATCTGAGTGGGATCTCTTTTCAACCGGTTCACCTTGTCCGTTATATTAAAGAATTAGCACTGAACCCATGTGGTGGCGGTGATAGACTTGAGCTTGTAATTGCTCGGGCTCAGTTACTGGCTTTCTATCGCACTAAGGGAATCTGTCGACTGCCTGAATTTCATGTGTTTGAAGATGGTTTATTAGAATGTGATGATTTTGACGTAATCTCAAGGGAGAAAGAGAGAGCTGAAAAATTGGTCAAGGTTGAGCAGAGGATAAGGCAATCACAATCTCGTAAACGCAAACACAACCCAGAAAATGGTGCACATCCTAATAACAGAAAAGAGAAAAGCTTGTCAGATTTGATGACCACGAAGAAGCCTGATACTGACGACCGTAATCATGCTGATGTTGATTCGGCTGCTCCACAATCTTTTAAGGTTGGAGAATGCATACGTAGAATCTCGAGCCAGCTTACCGGTGGCCCTCCAATCCTCAAAGGTGGTAGTGAAAATCTCCAAGATAAAGGAGTTGCGTTTTTGAAGGAATACTCTTGCCCAGATATGTTATCAAAACTCCGTTTGGCTGCAAGAGATCACAAGAAGGGTCACATTGTTTTGACTGTTATCGGTGGTTTCTTTTCTGAGTTCCGGAATTTTATTATCTTGAATTCTGCTGGTTCAGTGAAACAACGCAAGAAATCTGAACAAATGGTTGGTTCCGCTGAGACATTCGACTTTGAAGATACAAATGATTCTTATTGGACTGACAGGATAGTCCGAAATACCTCAGATGAACAAGCAGCAGGGAAGAATGCTGAAGGGAAAGAAGAAACTGATCTTGAAGCTAACCCAACACAGAAGGATAATGTTTCTCAGGCACCCGGAAATTCCTGTCAGCTGGCCGTACCTAAAGAGCTACATGCTGCTGGAAAAAAAGAACCGACTCCATCAATACGCAAGAATAGGAAGAGGAAAGGAAATAATGATCAGGAAAACCCTATTGGTAGTAGTGAGTCTGGTCCATCGACCAAGAAACCGTCGTCACGCGGGTCTCGGAAGAAAAAGGAACCGCCTTTGGCTCTAACGGACAACAATGTCAATCAGCTGAGTGATGTCCAGGAAAAGAAAGGACCAACCGCATTGCTTCTGAAATTTACTGAACCATATTCTGTCCCTTCAGTGACAAATCTGAATAAGACATTTCGTCGTTTTGGGCCTCTGAAGGAATCGGAAACACAAGTAGTGAAGGACTCCAACAGTGCCGTAGTGGTTTTCAAGGTGTACAATGATGCGGAAGTAGCTATCAGTAGTGCTGGGAAATTCAGCATTTTTGGACCAGCAGTTGTCAGCTACGAGCTAAGTTGCTTTCCACTGCCCCCACCTAAAGTACCTGTTTGTGACTCAACAAAAGGTAGTGATTTTCTGACATTACTGGAAGAAGCATCTCTTTGTGACACAACCCAAGGTGGTGATAACATAAAATTGTTCGCAGAAGCATCTCTCTGCGACACAACACCAGGTAGTGAAAACGTTAAAGTGTTGGAAGCAGCACCTTTCTGTGACACAACGCAAAGTAGTCATGGCGTATTGGAAGAAGCACCTTTCTTTGATGCAATGCAAAGTAGTCATGACGTATTGGAAGAAGCACCTCTGTATGACACGATGCAGGGCAGTAATGATGTAGAGTTGTTGGAAGGGAACACGACTTGA